The nucleotide sequence ATTACAATGCATGGAGACCAGGTGTAGGTGATGCTTCTGCTCCAAGATTAGATCATCCGGATGCCACATTATTCACTGATAGAATAGTTGAAAGCGGTAACTACTTAAGATTATCCAACTTAACAATTGGATATGACCTACCGATCAAATCAAACAGTATCTCAAGAATGAATGTATTCTTTGCGGGAAGAAACCTGTTTACTCTAACTAACTATTCTGGTTATGACCCTGAGGTCACTTCATTTATGAGCGATGGTAGTATTATGGGAGTTGATTGGAACTCATTCCCGAATGCAAAAACATACTCATTAGGTCTAAACGTCACTTTCTAAACATACAGGCATGAAAAATAAAATCATTATATTTTTATCGTTTGTACTTTTATCCACAAGTTGTTTAAAAGAAGATCCTCCATTTTTAAGTGATGAAAACTTATTCACTACAGATGAAGGAATAAAAACAGCAGTAAACGGTATTTACTCTTCTATTGCTGGATTTAATTACTATAGTTCTGATTTAATGCAATTGGTAGACTTCCACTCAGGGATGCTACAATCTACAAGAGCACAAGATCAAAACGCTATTGCAGCCTTAAACCCGCTTCCTAATGATACATTTGTAGAGAATGTTTGGAAAGCATCGTACCAAGCGATCAACAGATCGAATGAAACGATCATGGGTATTGCCAAATTCCAAGAAGACCCTTCGGAAACTGCATTAAATGAATTGGGGCAAGCACACTTTATCAGAGCACTAGTTTACTTTAATTTAGTTCGTTTATATGGCGATGTACCTTTAAGAACGGATAAATTAAACATTGAAAACTTAGATGCTCCAAGAGTTGAAAAAGACAGTGTTTATCAATTAATCATCAGTGATTTAAAACTTGCTGAAACGAACCTTTTTGATAAATCAGTTCAAAATATCGGTCGTCCGGGTAAACAAGCTGCCAACATGTTATTAGCTAAGGTGTATGTTACTTTAGCAGGTAACGAAAGTGGTTCAGAATATTGGGCAATGGCCAAAGAAGAAGCATTAAAAGTTTACGGTCATTATCAGCTAGTAAGTGATTACAACACACTTTGGCATGAAGGCACAAGAAACAATAACGCGGAATCAATCTTCGAAATCCAATACAACCAAGCGAATAGTGGTAATGTAATTCGTTTACATACACCTAGTAATGCTTTTGTAGGCCAATCATGGGGACGAGTTTTACTTAACCCAGAAGTAATTGATCAGCACATGGGACAATACCCTAACGATCCTCGTTTTGAAGCTACTGTAATGTACAACTACATCAAGTACAATTCTGATGGAACAGAGAATGGTGAGCAAAAGATTTACCCAATGGTGGCAAGAACAAGTAAATCAAAAGCATTCCCGTTTGTAGGTAAATTCTGGATCTGGGATCCTAAAACTCCTACACCTTATTCTGATGCCAACCTAACAGTCATGAGATACTCTGAGTTATTGATCATGTTAGCTGAAATTACTAACGAGATCGACGGTCCTGCAGCTGCAGAGCCTTACATTAACGAAGTACTGACAAGAGCTAGGAATTCTGAAGGAGGAGACGGTATTCAACCAGAAAATATCACTGGTTTATCACAAGATGAATTCAGAATGAGAATTATGAGAGAATATCAATATGAACTTCTAGGTGAAGGTGGCGAATGGTTTAGAAACCGCCGTAGAGGACTAGAATATTTTACGACACAAGTAGTAAACGTTCATAATGATCGTGTAGCTCTAGATGGCAACCAAGGATTTGATGTAACTTATGATGATGCTGAAAAAGCGATGCTTCTTCCAATTCCTCTGACTGAAATCAATACCAACTTACAAATTGGTAGTGATGATCAAAATCCAGGTTATTAATCGATACTTATTATCATGAAAAAATATATTTTAAGTTTTTTCCTACTAACTGCAGCATGGTCTTTGGGCCATGCTCAGCAGCAGGAAAAAAAGAACATCTTATTCATCGCTGTCGATGACCTTAAGCCTACCTTAGGTAGCTTTGGTGATGATTACGCCATCACACCAAACATCGATAAATTAGCGGATGAAGGGACTGTCTTCTTGAACAACCACTGTCAGCAAGCT is from Flammeovirga agarivorans and encodes:
- a CDS encoding RagB/SusD family nutrient uptake outer membrane protein — its product is MKNKIIIFLSFVLLSTSCLKEDPPFLSDENLFTTDEGIKTAVNGIYSSIAGFNYYSSDLMQLVDFHSGMLQSTRAQDQNAIAALNPLPNDTFVENVWKASYQAINRSNETIMGIAKFQEDPSETALNELGQAHFIRALVYFNLVRLYGDVPLRTDKLNIENLDAPRVEKDSVYQLIISDLKLAETNLFDKSVQNIGRPGKQAANMLLAKVYVTLAGNESGSEYWAMAKEEALKVYGHYQLVSDYNTLWHEGTRNNNAESIFEIQYNQANSGNVIRLHTPSNAFVGQSWGRVLLNPEVIDQHMGQYPNDPRFEATVMYNYIKYNSDGTENGEQKIYPMVARTSKSKAFPFVGKFWIWDPKTPTPYSDANLTVMRYSELLIMLAEITNEIDGPAAAEPYINEVLTRARNSEGGDGIQPENITGLSQDEFRMRIMREYQYELLGEGGEWFRNRRRGLEYFTTQVVNVHNDRVALDGNQGFDVTYDDAEKAMLLPIPLTEINTNLQIGSDDQNPGY